A window of Terriglobia bacterium contains these coding sequences:
- a CDS encoding class I SAM-dependent methyltransferase has protein sequence MNQAASSKPAKASLEALIENYDIGVESFHPGGPGLTLELAERCRVHRGSNVMDVASGAGATACLIAKQFGCSVIGIDSSEHMLERARKKASECGLAIEFRLGDAHALPANDGSFDAVICECTMCALNKQSALKEMYRVLKPGGYAGIHDLCWKEGASARLRAALVELENERPETLAGWKQCFEQAGFRDVVVDDRSALLLPSLEQVRSQVSFLQRLKLSWAVVRRWGVRGLLRVLRSVRICRSPFLGYGIIVGSK, from the coding sequence ATGAATCAGGCAGCCTCGTCGAAGCCCGCCAAAGCCTCGCTGGAGGCTTTGATTGAAAACTATGACATCGGAGTTGAATCATTCCATCCTGGTGGACCAGGCCTGACGCTGGAGCTTGCCGAGCGCTGCCGTGTGCACAGGGGCAGCAACGTGATGGACGTCGCCTCGGGAGCCGGGGCGACAGCTTGCCTCATCGCGAAACAATTTGGCTGTTCCGTCATCGGAATCGATTCATCGGAGCACATGCTGGAACGTGCCCGCAAAAAGGCCTCTGAATGCGGGCTGGCCATCGAGTTCCGGCTGGGCGATGCCCATGCGTTGCCTGCCAATGACGGGAGCTTTGACGCGGTAATCTGCGAATGTACGATGTGCGCGCTCAACAAACAGAGCGCATTGAAGGAGATGTATCGTGTGCTAAAGCCGGGAGGATATGCGGGGATCCACGATCTTTGCTGGAAGGAAGGTGCTTCCGCGCGCCTGAGGGCCGCGCTTGTCGAACTGGAGAATGAGCGCCCCGAAACGCTGGCGGGCTGGAAGCAGTGTTTTGAACAGGCGGGCTTTCGCGACGTGGTCGTCGATGACCGTTCTGCTCTGCTTCTGCCGAGTCTGGAACAAGTCCGCAGCCAGGTGAGCTTCTTGCAGCGTCTGAAATTGTCCTGGGCTGTGGTTCGCCGGTGGGGCGTCAGAGGACTGCTTCGAGTGCTGCGTTCCGTGAGGATCTGTCGCAGCCCATTCCTCGGATATGGGATCATCGTCGGGAGCAAGTAG